A window of Cucurbita pepo subsp. pepo cultivar mu-cu-16 chromosome LG06, ASM280686v2, whole genome shotgun sequence contains these coding sequences:
- the LOC111797236 gene encoding uncharacterized protein LOC111797236 isoform X1, with translation MAWKEHEFSKNYVILKPHNANLFDLFLFLLPFGFKKRKLMDCPDANEDSYTSFADRLIIFVSLLLQIFILAIATPLAYLDVFLQKLFNFVSFNGGIPRLFIKLMRGETLVQPDKNSPDYTSVVGFTDWRRDLDSSIKPNDTFRYYSVLTVMASKLSYESLPFVESVVNDRWKMKLLGYYDFWNDFQNRATTQAFMFQNTASDPNIIVVAFRGTSPLDAFDWQVNVDFSWYDIHGVGRIHSGFMKALGLQKRKGWPKELIPTTTTTTQFAYYTLRQKLIDIAKSNANARFIFTGHSLGAALAILFVAILGLHDESTVLEKLQAIYSYGQPRAGDRHFAEFMVSIIQKYNFEYHRYVYFSDLVPRLPADGIIFKYKHFGSCIYFDSLYRGRIVKEQPNKNYFSLLWLVPKYLNAWLELIRSFVIPFVKGYDYYESLPMKGVRFIGLFIPGLTAHIPTDYVNSTRLGKLNVPQEILGNEDYCIEPDY, from the exons atggcttGGAAGGAACATGAATTTAGTAAAAATTATGTGATACTAAAGCCGCATAATGCAAACCTGTTTGATCTGTTTCTGTTCTTACTTCCTTTCGGCTTCAAAAAGAGGAAGTTGATGGATTGTCCCGACGCCAACGAAGACTCCTACACAAGCTTTGCTGATCGATTAATAATCTTCGTCTCCTTGCTGTTGCAGATATTCATTCTCGCCATCGCCACCCCGCTCGCTTACTTAGACGTCTTCCTCCAAAAACTCTTCAACTTTGTCTCCTTCAACGGTGGCATTCCGCGCCTTTTCATCAAGTTGATGCGAG GAGAGACTTTGGTGCAGCCTGATAAAAATTCGCCAGACTATACGTCGGTTGTGGGATTTACAGATTGGAGAAGAGATTTGGATAGCTCCATAAAACCTAACGACACCTTCAGATATTATAGTGTCCTAACTGTAATGGCTTCCAAACTGTCCTATGAATCCCTTCCTTTTGTCGAATCCGTCGTGAACGATCGTTGGAAG ATGAAGTTACTCGGTTACTACGATTTCTGGAATG ATTTCCAAAACCGAGCAACGACTCAAGCATTCATGTTTCAAAACACAGCCTCAGATCCAAACATAATAGTGGTAGCTTTCAGAGGGACTTCTCCACTGGACGCATTCGATTGGCAAGTAAATGTGGACTTCTCTTGGTACGACATTCATGGCGTTGGCCGCATTCATAGTGGCTTCATGAAGGCTCTCGGCCTCCAAAAGCGTAAAGGTTGGCCCAAAGAACTCAttccaacaacaacaacaacaacccaATTCGCTTACTACACTCTCCGTCAAAAACTCATTGACATTGCCAAAAGCAATGCCAATGCAAGGTTCATCTTCACCGGCCACAGCTTAGGCGCAGCTCTCGCTATCCTCTTCGTTGCCATACTTGGCCTTCACGACGAGTCAACGGTGCTAGAGAAGCTACAGGCCATCTACAGTTACGGCCAGCCGAGAGCCGGCGACCGACACTTTGCAGAGTTTATGGTAAGCATCATCCAAAAATACAACTTTGAATATCACAGATACGTTTATTTTAGTGACTTGGTGCCTAGACTTCCCGCTGATGGcatcattttcaaatacaaacaCTTCGGCAGCTGCATCTATTTTGACAGTCTTTACAGAGGCAga ATTGTGAAGGAGCAGCCAAACAAGAACTATTTCTCGTTGCTATGGCTGGTGCCCAAGTATCTAAATGCATGGTTGGAGCTTATAAGGAGTTTCGTGATCCCATTTGTGAAGGGTTATGATTACTATGAGAGTTTGCCAATGAAAGGGGTAAGGTTTATTGGACTGTTTATTCCAGGGCTCACCGCTCACATTCCTACGGACTATGTTAATTCCACCCGTTTAGGAAAATTAAACGTACCTCAGGAGATTCTTGGAAATGAAGACTACTGCATAGAACCTGACTACTAA
- the LOC111797236 gene encoding uncharacterized protein LOC111797236 isoform X3 → MAWKEHEFSKNYVILKPHNANLFDLFLFLLPFGFKKRKLMDCPDANEDSYTSFADRLIIFVSLLLQIFILAIATPLAYLDVFLQKLFNFVSFNGGIPRLFIKLMRGETLVQPDKNSPDYTSVVGFTDWRRDLDSSIKPNDTFRYYSVLTVMASKLSYESLPFVESVVNDRWKMKLLGYYDFWNDFQNRATTQAFMFQNTASDPNIIVVAFRGTSPLDAFDWQVNVDFSWYDIHGVGRIHSGFMKALGLQKRKGWPKELIPTTTTTTQFAYYTLRQKLIDIAKSNANARFIFTGHSLGAALAILFVAILGLHDESTVLEKLQAIYSYGQPRAGDRHFAEFMVSIIQKYNFEYHRYVYFSDLVPRLPADGIIFKYKHFGSCIYFDSLYRGRIVKEQPNKNYFSLLWLVPKYLNAWLELIRSFVIPFVKGYDYYESLPMKGVIWDINQKFP, encoded by the exons atggcttGGAAGGAACATGAATTTAGTAAAAATTATGTGATACTAAAGCCGCATAATGCAAACCTGTTTGATCTGTTTCTGTTCTTACTTCCTTTCGGCTTCAAAAAGAGGAAGTTGATGGATTGTCCCGACGCCAACGAAGACTCCTACACAAGCTTTGCTGATCGATTAATAATCTTCGTCTCCTTGCTGTTGCAGATATTCATTCTCGCCATCGCCACCCCGCTCGCTTACTTAGACGTCTTCCTCCAAAAACTCTTCAACTTTGTCTCCTTCAACGGTGGCATTCCGCGCCTTTTCATCAAGTTGATGCGAG GAGAGACTTTGGTGCAGCCTGATAAAAATTCGCCAGACTATACGTCGGTTGTGGGATTTACAGATTGGAGAAGAGATTTGGATAGCTCCATAAAACCTAACGACACCTTCAGATATTATAGTGTCCTAACTGTAATGGCTTCCAAACTGTCCTATGAATCCCTTCCTTTTGTCGAATCCGTCGTGAACGATCGTTGGAAG ATGAAGTTACTCGGTTACTACGATTTCTGGAATG ATTTCCAAAACCGAGCAACGACTCAAGCATTCATGTTTCAAAACACAGCCTCAGATCCAAACATAATAGTGGTAGCTTTCAGAGGGACTTCTCCACTGGACGCATTCGATTGGCAAGTAAATGTGGACTTCTCTTGGTACGACATTCATGGCGTTGGCCGCATTCATAGTGGCTTCATGAAGGCTCTCGGCCTCCAAAAGCGTAAAGGTTGGCCCAAAGAACTCAttccaacaacaacaacaacaacccaATTCGCTTACTACACTCTCCGTCAAAAACTCATTGACATTGCCAAAAGCAATGCCAATGCAAGGTTCATCTTCACCGGCCACAGCTTAGGCGCAGCTCTCGCTATCCTCTTCGTTGCCATACTTGGCCTTCACGACGAGTCAACGGTGCTAGAGAAGCTACAGGCCATCTACAGTTACGGCCAGCCGAGAGCCGGCGACCGACACTTTGCAGAGTTTATGGTAAGCATCATCCAAAAATACAACTTTGAATATCACAGATACGTTTATTTTAGTGACTTGGTGCCTAGACTTCCCGCTGATGGcatcattttcaaatacaaacaCTTCGGCAGCTGCATCTATTTTGACAGTCTTTACAGAGGCAga ATTGTGAAGGAGCAGCCAAACAAGAACTATTTCTCGTTGCTATGGCTGGTGCCCAAGTATCTAAATGCATGGTTGGAGCTTATAAGGAGTTTCGTGATCCCATTTGTGAAGGGTTATGATTACTATGAGAGTTTGCCAATGAAAGGG GTTATCTGGGATATAAACCAGAAATTTCCTTGA
- the LOC111797741 gene encoding transcription factor HEC2-like — MENDDLKSEDQMEIMMMMQQMEKIPEFYNHLSPPSDHFSSSTTDPHCLETLQQAAESSSPPFTNNLPYNLPQTVPFPTSSRWRNSGGETDLQKQRSVAAMREMIFRIAVMQPIQIDPEAVKPPKRRNVKISTDPQSVAARHRRERISERIRILQRLVPGGTKMDTASMLDEAIHYVKFLKTQVQSLERAATNRPLPDAAAAAASGVGFPLEMSSGSYVPMAKPSQMTHNLEQYGDA, encoded by the coding sequence ATGGAAAATGATGATCTGAAATCGGAGGATCAGATGGagattatgatgatgatgcaacAAATGGAGAAAATCCCTGAATTTTACAATCATCTCTCACCGCCCTCCGATCATTTCAGCTCAAGCACCACCGACCCACATTGCCTGGAAACCCTTCAACAAGCCGCAGAGTCCTCCTCGCCTCCCTTCACCAACAACCTACCTTATAATTTGCCACAAACTGTTCCATTCCCCACCAGTTCACGGTGGCGAAACTCTGGCGGTGAAACGGACTTGCAGAAACAGAGGTCGGTGGCGGCGATGAGGGAGATGATATTCCGAATAGCAGTGATGCAACCAATCCAAATAGACCCAGAAGCGGTGAAGCCACCAAAGAGGAGAAACGTCAAGATTTCAACCGACCCACAAAGCGTAGCGGCTCGACatagaagagagagaattagCGAGAGAATTAGGATACTCCAAAGATTGGTCCCTGGAGGTACCAAAATGGATACCGCTTCTATGTTGGATGAGGCTATACATTACGTAAAATTCTTGAAGACCCAAGTGCAATCCCTTGAAAGAGCCGCCACCAACAGGCCACTCCctgatgctgctgctgcagcaGCATCTGGCGTAGGGTTTCCTCTGGAAATGTCAAGTGGCAGCTATGTCCCCATGGCCAAACCATCCCAAATGACTCACAACCTTGAGCAGTACGGAGATGCTTaa
- the LOC111797235 gene encoding uncharacterized protein LOC111797235 isoform X1, with translation MAEAAFSAGSRFRTRDSSPESAVFTLESSYSVFSSTSASVERCSFASDAHDYDSRTSDISLHLEGNIEECKEENCGPDSDPKAINSSVGRVEHTRVPGKREKVKVEKENSNTDSMDGCQPSDVARNSFSLALKECRDRRTRSEALLNKVDRQRAASLDLNNVTVSSPRLEIMRKSSFSPMTSDVSMLKSPAVTSCRPANAEIQKGWSSERIPLHKNYSLKQATTAFLPFSNGRTLPSKWEDAERWIFSPVLKDGVVRSSVPPPQRRPKSKSGPLGFPVIAYNSSYSPGMLMLERSKEVNFVSSPFSEGMVAADGLAVHSSGREADNPAQTQPCISRSVSVHGCSQTRSESSLTNSVALNSNGVDNSAKNISRDVSRRDMATQMSPADDFKSSLEIRPPISIATSSVQPIRELKSLSYSKSEVKDVEIDGRVTLTRWSKRHKSRIPCKSQFHKKDAEPVICAWDVPDTTRSISKVMREEAKITAWENLQKAKAEAAIRKLEMKLEKKRSSSMDKIIKRLKSAQKKAQEMRNSVLANQMNQVDGSSHGGISSVRNLQRTSLSGCFTCHAF, from the exons ATGGCGGAAGCTGCATTTTCCGCTGGATCGCGCTTCAGGACGCGTGATTCTAGTCCAGAGTCTGCCGTTTTCACTCTCGAGTCGAGTTATAGCGttttttcttctacttctGCCAGTGTCGAACGCTGCTCTTTCGCCTCTGATGCTCACGATTATGACTCTCGAACCTCTGATATCTCCCTG CATCTGGAAGGGAACATTGAGGAATGCAAAGAAGAAAACTGTGGTCCAGATTCTGATCCGAAGGCAATCAATTCCTCTGTGGGAAGGGTGGAGCACACTCGTGTACctggaaaaagagagaaagtgaAAG ttgaaaaggaaaatagcaATACTGATTCGATGGATGGATGTCAACCATCGGATGTGGCTAGAAACTCCTTTTCTCTTGCTCTCAAAG AATGTCGGGATCGGAGAACGAGATCCGAAGCTTTATTGAATAAGGTAGACAGGCAAAGAGCTGCTTCATTGGACCTGAATAATGTCACAGTCTCATCTCCTCGTCTGGAAATCATGAGAAAGAGCTCTTTCTCACCTATGACGTCTGATGTTAGTATGTTAAAAAGTCCTGCTGTGACGAGCTGTAGGCCTGCCAATGCTGAAATCCAAAAAGGTTGGAGCTCAGAAAGAATTCCCTTACATAAAAATTATAGCTTGAAGCAAGCGACTACGGCCTTCTTGCCTTTCAGTAATGGGAGAACACTGCCATCAAAGTGGGAAGATGCAGAGCGGTGGATCTTCAGTCCTGTTCTCAAAGATGGCGTAGTCAGATCTTCTGTCCCTCCACCTCAGAGGCGGCCCAAGTCAAAAAGTGGCCCACTTGGATTTCCTGTTATTGCATACAATTCATCGTATTCACCCGGAATGCTGATGCTCGAAAGATCAAAGGAGGTGAATTTCGTGTCTTCACCCTTTTCGGAAGGGATGGTTGCTGCAGATGGGTTGGCAGTTCATTCGAGTGGTCGTGAAGCAGACAACCCTGCACAAACTCAGCCTTGCATATCACGCTCTGTTAGTGTGCATGGCTGTTCTCAAACGAGGAGTGAGTCTTCATTGACTAATTCAGTTG CTCTGAACTCTAATGGAGTCGACAACTCAGCCAAAAATATATCTCGTGATGTTTCAAGAAGGGACATGGCGACCCAAATGAGCCCAGCTGATGACTTTAAATCATCTTTGGAGATTAGACCGCCTATCTCTATTGCCACTTCTTCTGTCCAACCCATTAGGGAGCTAAAGAGTCTGTCTTACTCGAAATCAGAAGTCAAGGATGTCGAGATTGATGGGCGTGTTACCCTGACTAGGTGGTCTAAGAGACACAAATCCCGGATTCCATGCAAGAGTCAATTTCATAAGAAAGATGCAGAGCCTGTGATCTGTGCTTGGGATGTACCTGACACAACAAGGAGTATCTCAAA AGTAATGAGAGAGGAGGCAAAGATCACAGCGTGGGAGAATCTTCAAAAGGCAAAAGCTGAGGCTGCTATTAGGAAGTTAGAG ATGAAGCTAGAGAAGAAGAGATCATCATCCATGGATAAGATCATAAAAAGGTTGAAATCTGCTCAGAAGAAAGCTCAAGAAATGAGGAACTCCGTGCTAGCTAATCAGATGAACCAAGTTGATGGGTCTTCTCATGGAGGAATATCTTCTGTCAGAAACCTTCAGCGGACTTCGTTAAGTGGTTGCTTCACCTGCCACGCTTTCTGA
- the LOC111797235 gene encoding uncharacterized protein LOC111797235 isoform X2, with translation MAEAAFSAGSRFRTRDSSPESAVFTLESSYSVFSSTSASVERCSFASDAHDYDSRTSDISLHLEGNIEECKEENCGPDSDPKAINSSVGRVEHTRVPGKREKVKVEKENSNTDSMDGCQPSDVARNSFSLALKECRDRRTRSEALLNKVDRQRAASLDLNNVTVSSPRLEIMRKSSFSPMTSDVSMLKSPAVTSCRPANAEIQKGWSSERIPLHKNYSLKQATTAFLPFSNGRTLPSKWEDAERWIFSPVLKDGVVRSSVPPPQRRPKSKSGPLGFPVIAYNSSYSPGMLMLERSKEVNFVSSPFSEGMVAADGLAVHSSGREADNPAQTQPCISRSVSVHGCSQTRTLNSNGVDNSAKNISRDVSRRDMATQMSPADDFKSSLEIRPPISIATSSVQPIRELKSLSYSKSEVKDVEIDGRVTLTRWSKRHKSRIPCKSQFHKKDAEPVICAWDVPDTTRSISKVMREEAKITAWENLQKAKAEAAIRKLEMKLEKKRSSSMDKIIKRLKSAQKKAQEMRNSVLANQMNQVDGSSHGGISSVRNLQRTSLSGCFTCHAF, from the exons ATGGCGGAAGCTGCATTTTCCGCTGGATCGCGCTTCAGGACGCGTGATTCTAGTCCAGAGTCTGCCGTTTTCACTCTCGAGTCGAGTTATAGCGttttttcttctacttctGCCAGTGTCGAACGCTGCTCTTTCGCCTCTGATGCTCACGATTATGACTCTCGAACCTCTGATATCTCCCTG CATCTGGAAGGGAACATTGAGGAATGCAAAGAAGAAAACTGTGGTCCAGATTCTGATCCGAAGGCAATCAATTCCTCTGTGGGAAGGGTGGAGCACACTCGTGTACctggaaaaagagagaaagtgaAAG ttgaaaaggaaaatagcaATACTGATTCGATGGATGGATGTCAACCATCGGATGTGGCTAGAAACTCCTTTTCTCTTGCTCTCAAAG AATGTCGGGATCGGAGAACGAGATCCGAAGCTTTATTGAATAAGGTAGACAGGCAAAGAGCTGCTTCATTGGACCTGAATAATGTCACAGTCTCATCTCCTCGTCTGGAAATCATGAGAAAGAGCTCTTTCTCACCTATGACGTCTGATGTTAGTATGTTAAAAAGTCCTGCTGTGACGAGCTGTAGGCCTGCCAATGCTGAAATCCAAAAAGGTTGGAGCTCAGAAAGAATTCCCTTACATAAAAATTATAGCTTGAAGCAAGCGACTACGGCCTTCTTGCCTTTCAGTAATGGGAGAACACTGCCATCAAAGTGGGAAGATGCAGAGCGGTGGATCTTCAGTCCTGTTCTCAAAGATGGCGTAGTCAGATCTTCTGTCCCTCCACCTCAGAGGCGGCCCAAGTCAAAAAGTGGCCCACTTGGATTTCCTGTTATTGCATACAATTCATCGTATTCACCCGGAATGCTGATGCTCGAAAGATCAAAGGAGGTGAATTTCGTGTCTTCACCCTTTTCGGAAGGGATGGTTGCTGCAGATGGGTTGGCAGTTCATTCGAGTGGTCGTGAAGCAGACAACCCTGCACAAACTCAGCCTTGCATATCACGCTCTGTTAGTGTGCATGGCTGTTCTCAAACGAGGA CTCTGAACTCTAATGGAGTCGACAACTCAGCCAAAAATATATCTCGTGATGTTTCAAGAAGGGACATGGCGACCCAAATGAGCCCAGCTGATGACTTTAAATCATCTTTGGAGATTAGACCGCCTATCTCTATTGCCACTTCTTCTGTCCAACCCATTAGGGAGCTAAAGAGTCTGTCTTACTCGAAATCAGAAGTCAAGGATGTCGAGATTGATGGGCGTGTTACCCTGACTAGGTGGTCTAAGAGACACAAATCCCGGATTCCATGCAAGAGTCAATTTCATAAGAAAGATGCAGAGCCTGTGATCTGTGCTTGGGATGTACCTGACACAACAAGGAGTATCTCAAA AGTAATGAGAGAGGAGGCAAAGATCACAGCGTGGGAGAATCTTCAAAAGGCAAAAGCTGAGGCTGCTATTAGGAAGTTAGAG ATGAAGCTAGAGAAGAAGAGATCATCATCCATGGATAAGATCATAAAAAGGTTGAAATCTGCTCAGAAGAAAGCTCAAGAAATGAGGAACTCCGTGCTAGCTAATCAGATGAACCAAGTTGATGGGTCTTCTCATGGAGGAATATCTTCTGTCAGAAACCTTCAGCGGACTTCGTTAAGTGGTTGCTTCACCTGCCACGCTTTCTGA
- the LOC111797236 gene encoding uncharacterized protein LOC111797236 isoform X2, with translation MAWKEHEFSKNYVILKPHNANLFDLFLFLLPFGFKKRKLMDCPDANEDSYTSFADRLIIFVSLLLQIFILAIATPLAYLDVFLQKLFNFVSFNGGIPRLFIKLMRGETLVQPDKNSPDYTSVVGFTDWRRDLDSSIKPNDTFRYYSVLTVMASKLSYESLPFVESVVNDRWKMKLLGYYDFWNDFQNRATTQAFMFQNTASDPNIIVVAFRGTSPLDAFDWQVNVDFSWYDIHGVGRIHSGFMKALGLQKRKGWPKELIPTTTTTTQFAYYTLRQKLIDIAKSNANARFIFTGHSLGAALAILFVAILGLHDESTVLEKLQAIYSYGQPRAGDRHFAEFMVSIIQKYNFEYHRYVYFSDLVPRLPADGIIFKYKHFGSCIYFDSLYRGRIVKEQPNKNYFSLLWLVPKYLNAWLELIRSFVIPFVKGYDYYESLPMKGKGYLGYKPEISLSRPQKAWQVKQPLNEVR, from the exons atggcttGGAAGGAACATGAATTTAGTAAAAATTATGTGATACTAAAGCCGCATAATGCAAACCTGTTTGATCTGTTTCTGTTCTTACTTCCTTTCGGCTTCAAAAAGAGGAAGTTGATGGATTGTCCCGACGCCAACGAAGACTCCTACACAAGCTTTGCTGATCGATTAATAATCTTCGTCTCCTTGCTGTTGCAGATATTCATTCTCGCCATCGCCACCCCGCTCGCTTACTTAGACGTCTTCCTCCAAAAACTCTTCAACTTTGTCTCCTTCAACGGTGGCATTCCGCGCCTTTTCATCAAGTTGATGCGAG GAGAGACTTTGGTGCAGCCTGATAAAAATTCGCCAGACTATACGTCGGTTGTGGGATTTACAGATTGGAGAAGAGATTTGGATAGCTCCATAAAACCTAACGACACCTTCAGATATTATAGTGTCCTAACTGTAATGGCTTCCAAACTGTCCTATGAATCCCTTCCTTTTGTCGAATCCGTCGTGAACGATCGTTGGAAG ATGAAGTTACTCGGTTACTACGATTTCTGGAATG ATTTCCAAAACCGAGCAACGACTCAAGCATTCATGTTTCAAAACACAGCCTCAGATCCAAACATAATAGTGGTAGCTTTCAGAGGGACTTCTCCACTGGACGCATTCGATTGGCAAGTAAATGTGGACTTCTCTTGGTACGACATTCATGGCGTTGGCCGCATTCATAGTGGCTTCATGAAGGCTCTCGGCCTCCAAAAGCGTAAAGGTTGGCCCAAAGAACTCAttccaacaacaacaacaacaacccaATTCGCTTACTACACTCTCCGTCAAAAACTCATTGACATTGCCAAAAGCAATGCCAATGCAAGGTTCATCTTCACCGGCCACAGCTTAGGCGCAGCTCTCGCTATCCTCTTCGTTGCCATACTTGGCCTTCACGACGAGTCAACGGTGCTAGAGAAGCTACAGGCCATCTACAGTTACGGCCAGCCGAGAGCCGGCGACCGACACTTTGCAGAGTTTATGGTAAGCATCATCCAAAAATACAACTTTGAATATCACAGATACGTTTATTTTAGTGACTTGGTGCCTAGACTTCCCGCTGATGGcatcattttcaaatacaaacaCTTCGGCAGCTGCATCTATTTTGACAGTCTTTACAGAGGCAga ATTGTGAAGGAGCAGCCAAACAAGAACTATTTCTCGTTGCTATGGCTGGTGCCCAAGTATCTAAATGCATGGTTGGAGCTTATAAGGAGTTTCGTGATCCCATTTGTGAAGGGTTATGATTACTATGAGAGTTTGCCAATGAAAGGG AAAGGTTATCTGGGATATAAACCAGAAATTTCCTTGAGCCGGCCTCAGAAAGCGTGGCAGGTGAAGCAACCACTTAACGAAGTCCGCTGA